One window from the genome of Gimesia aquarii encodes:
- a CDS encoding 5'-nucleotidase, lipoprotein e(P4) family, which translates to MQKSVLLLLLFGLQTLSVYAEEPTASSPKTYQGLDATLWMQTSVEHDVACVQAYRLATMQSIKALRDPCWTAAVEQTAGYAQLPPAVILDLDETVLNNAAFMARLVKRDKDWDEDLWSQWVREKKSKAIPGVKEFLNRLIQNNVAIFFITNRDYRLETPTVENLSRVLGMKINQSQVLCQNEKPDWTWNKTSRRAFVTRDHRILLLLGDDFNDFTYQGKLPPPERITQGERFKSYWGRRWILLPNPVYGDWEKAFYHYDGALPAAKKLHLKFEALESNNN; encoded by the coding sequence ATGCAGAAATCGGTTTTACTCTTATTATTGTTCGGTTTGCAGACGTTAAGTGTCTATGCGGAAGAGCCAACGGCTTCCTCACCCAAAACTTATCAGGGACTCGACGCGACACTCTGGATGCAAACCTCTGTGGAACATGATGTCGCCTGTGTTCAGGCTTATCGACTCGCAACCATGCAATCAATCAAAGCTCTGAGAGATCCCTGCTGGACTGCGGCAGTGGAGCAAACAGCAGGCTACGCGCAGCTTCCTCCTGCAGTGATTCTCGACCTTGATGAAACGGTACTCAACAACGCAGCTTTTATGGCACGGCTCGTCAAACGAGACAAAGACTGGGATGAAGACCTGTGGAGCCAATGGGTCAGAGAAAAAAAGTCAAAAGCGATTCCCGGGGTTAAAGAGTTCCTCAACCGTTTGATTCAAAACAACGTAGCGATTTTCTTCATTACGAATCGCGACTATCGATTGGAAACTCCGACCGTGGAAAACCTGTCCCGCGTGCTTGGCATGAAGATCAACCAATCGCAGGTACTCTGCCAAAACGAAAAACCAGATTGGACCTGGAATAAAACCTCACGCCGCGCCTTCGTCACACGTGATCATAGAATCCTGCTGCTGCTGGGCGATGACTTCAACGACTTCACCTACCAGGGAAAACTTCCACCCCCAGAACGCATCACACAGGGTGAACGCTTTAAAAGTTATTGGGGCAGAAGATGGATCCTCCTGCCGAACCCGGTCTACGGCGACTGGGAAAAAGCCTTCTATCATTACGACGGTGCGCTGCCTGCTGCAAAAAAGCTCCACTTGAAATTTGAAGCACTCGAATCCAACAACAATTGA
- a CDS encoding DUF1559 domain-containing protein — protein MRTQRLRKHGFTLIELLVVIAIIAILIALLLPAVQQAREAARRSTCKNNLKQIGLALHNYHDTHRVFPPATINAGLSYCDRVHGVGNTLLNHTCYQMILPFIDQAPLYNQFNWAISSGQANHGTECTGAPTASPSNQYSVVTSNLPVFLCPSDPGTQQNSSTSGPYHATPGWRTSYGVANYTTGGAAGSWKANNSTLKGTMGPNGAAQFRDIKDGSSNTMILCETQLNKTSTSYGPYWNTATHTFFVMPGVNNYTLNHDWDGATTSSVKQYAWGAGSFHVGGGHILMADGAVRFLSENADRVAVVQALVSIGGGEVLPEF, from the coding sequence ATGCGCACACAAAGACTACGAAAACACGGTTTTACGCTGATTGAGTTATTAGTGGTGATTGCGATCATCGCTATCTTGATCGCTCTACTCTTACCAGCGGTCCAACAAGCGCGAGAAGCGGCTCGCCGCAGTACCTGCAAAAACAATCTGAAACAAATTGGGTTGGCATTACACAATTATCATGATACTCATCGAGTATTTCCTCCGGCGACGATTAATGCGGGACTCTCTTATTGCGATAGAGTTCATGGCGTAGGTAATACACTCTTAAATCATACTTGTTATCAAATGATTCTACCATTCATCGACCAGGCTCCATTGTACAATCAATTTAACTGGGCAATTTCTAGTGGTCAGGCTAATCATGGTACTGAATGCACAGGTGCACCGACAGCGTCTCCCTCGAATCAATATTCAGTTGTCACTTCCAATTTACCTGTCTTTTTATGCCCTTCTGACCCGGGGACACAGCAGAACTCAAGCACATCTGGTCCATATCATGCCACCCCGGGTTGGCGCACCAGCTATGGTGTCGCGAATTATACTACTGGCGGTGCTGCCGGAAGCTGGAAAGCAAACAACAGCACACTCAAAGGCACGATGGGCCCCAATGGTGCAGCTCAATTTCGCGACATAAAAGACGGCTCAAGCAACACAATGATTTTGTGTGAAACACAGTTGAATAAAACTTCAACAAGTTATGGCCCCTATTGGAACACGGCTACCCACACGTTCTTTGTTATGCCAGGGGTGAATAATTATACGCTCAATCACGACTGGGATGGTGCGACGACAAGTAGTGTCAAGCAATACGCATGGGGCGCCGGAAGCTTCCATGTGGGTGGAGGACATATTCTCATGGCCGATGGTGCCGTTCGCTTCCTCAGTGAAAATGCGGATCGTGTTGCCGTTGTTCAAGCATTGGTTTCAATCGGAGGCGGTGAAGTTCTTCCGGAATTTTAA
- a CDS encoding carboxypeptidase regulatory-like domain-containing protein, protein MKTNPFSLHLSQVYLLIVLVSLSGCMGDGSEPIPELAEVTGVITLDGKPIKAANVTFEPESAGENGRRRASSGTTEKDGTYKLQYNPNALGATLGKHKVTIMKMSDNPDEAGKHLVPPKYNDSSTSGLTAEVTQGENKFDFDLKSK, encoded by the coding sequence ATGAAAACAAATCCATTCTCACTTCATCTAAGTCAAGTTTATTTATTGATTGTTCTCGTAAGTCTCTCAGGCTGTATGGGAGATGGGTCCGAGCCAATACCCGAGCTTGCTGAAGTCACTGGTGTGATAACCCTGGATGGAAAACCAATCAAAGCAGCCAATGTAACCTTTGAGCCTGAGAGTGCCGGAGAAAATGGTAGACGCCGCGCTTCAAGTGGAACCACGGAAAAAGATGGAACCTACAAACTACAATACAATCCCAACGCATTGGGAGCGACTTTAGGCAAACATAAAGTAACAATCATGAAAATGTCGGATAACCCTGATGAAGCAGGCAAGCACTTGGTTCCACCTAAATACAACGATAGCAGTACTTCTGGATTAACTGCTGAAGTCACTCAGGGCGAAAATAAGTTCGACTTCGATTTAAAGTCAAAATAA
- a CDS encoding acyltransferase family protein encodes MELLPLDHPRLKQNNFDLLRLLLAMAVCLVHAYELSGFEQLRGLAGMLSAQVAVQAFFVVSGFLIVMSYERSSSLTSYASKRVRRIYPAYCTVIMLCAISFVIVSRQPIQDYFSLVWLKYVVANLTFLNFLQPNLPGVFEANKLSAVNGALWTLKIEVMFYLAVPLFVYCFRKFPRLPLLILIYCLSVAYAELMTFAAVQTGVNFYERLGRQLPGQLSYFMAGACLFYYLPFFERHVRYFVTAAVAVCLIHFQFALPLLQPFALAILVLFFGLFLYAGNFGKYGDFSYGVYILHFPVIQLLLNSGWFTGRPWYFLSSAVSITLIGAIFMWNVVEKRFLLRSSHYVGAVEPTEAKVPVKETARL; translated from the coding sequence ATGGAATTACTGCCTCTCGATCACCCTCGCTTGAAACAGAATAACTTCGATCTGTTGCGATTGTTGTTGGCGATGGCTGTCTGCCTGGTACATGCTTATGAGCTTTCGGGTTTTGAGCAACTACGAGGACTGGCAGGGATGTTGTCTGCACAAGTTGCAGTTCAGGCGTTTTTTGTGGTGAGTGGCTTTTTGATCGTGATGAGTTACGAGCGATCTTCTTCTCTAACTTCTTATGCCAGTAAACGCGTGCGGCGGATTTATCCCGCATATTGCACGGTTATCATGTTGTGTGCGATCAGTTTTGTTATCGTGAGCCGGCAGCCCATTCAAGACTATTTTTCTCTGGTATGGCTCAAGTACGTGGTTGCGAACCTCACGTTTCTGAATTTCTTGCAGCCGAATTTACCTGGGGTGTTTGAAGCGAACAAGTTGTCAGCCGTCAATGGAGCACTGTGGACGCTCAAAATTGAGGTCATGTTTTATCTGGCTGTGCCGCTGTTCGTGTATTGCTTTCGCAAATTTCCCCGACTTCCTCTACTCATTTTGATTTACTGTCTCTCGGTGGCGTACGCAGAACTAATGACTTTCGCAGCAGTTCAGACTGGGGTCAATTTTTACGAACGGCTGGGACGTCAATTGCCGGGGCAACTCTCGTATTTCATGGCGGGGGCGTGTTTGTTTTATTACCTACCTTTTTTTGAACGCCATGTGAGATACTTTGTAACTGCGGCGGTTGCGGTGTGTCTAATCCACTTTCAATTTGCCCTGCCCCTCCTGCAACCTTTTGCACTGGCGATATTAGTTCTCTTTTTTGGTCTGTTTCTGTACGCAGGAAATTTCGGCAAGTATGGAGATTTTTCCTACGGCGTGTATATCTTGCACTTCCCGGTGATTCAACTTTTGTTGAATTCGGGTTGGTTTACAGGGCGACCCTGGTACTTCCTCTCTTCCGCTGTCAGCATCACATTGATTGGGGCGATATTTATGTGGAACGTGGTAGAAAAACGGTTTCTACTGCGTAGCAGCCATTATGTGGGAGCCGTTGAGCCAACCGAAGCAAAAGTTCCCGTTAAGGAAACAGCCAGACTGTGA
- a CDS encoding phytoene desaturase family protein, which yields MYDCVIVGAGHNGLVCAHQLARKGWKVLILERRDLVGGACVTEELWPGFKVSTASYLVSLLLPEIEQEMQLARYGYRVLPRNPSSFTPRADGKSLLLGPGLKQNQEQIAQFSQRDAEQYPRYEAMLQKIAECLEPALMQTPPDLLPLPASWRSVGFSKKLRDTKTAYHLHQSLKQLGETIPEAIELLTGAALPILNRWFESDILKATLATDAIIGTFQPPSAPGTAYVLLHHVMGSAGGARGVWGYVEGGMGALSQAMAASARDAGVEIRTGVTVEQILIADQNTTGVRLSNGETIQTRCVASNADAHVTFEKLIPAETLPESFQDAVSRIDYSSASMKINLAVSELPDFTCMPGNQEPGPQHRGTIHIGATCEEIERAYDDAKYGHPSQKPIIEMTIPTSVDNTLAPPGNHILSLFVQYAPYKLANGNWDELKEDFADRCIERIAEFAPNLPSSILHRQVISPLDLERTFSLTGGNIFQGAMPAHQLYNLRPVPGWSDYRTPIRGLYLCGSAAHPGGGVMGACGRNAAREILREGKF from the coding sequence ATGTATGATTGTGTGATCGTAGGGGCAGGGCATAATGGGCTCGTCTGTGCGCATCAATTGGCGCGAAAGGGCTGGAAGGTGCTCATACTCGAACGACGCGATCTGGTCGGCGGCGCGTGTGTCACTGAAGAACTCTGGCCCGGCTTCAAGGTTTCAACGGCTTCCTATCTGGTCAGCCTGCTGCTACCGGAGATTGAACAGGAAATGCAGCTTGCCCGCTATGGCTATCGGGTGCTGCCGCGGAATCCCTCTTCGTTCACACCACGAGCCGATGGAAAATCGCTGCTGCTGGGACCGGGCCTCAAGCAGAACCAGGAACAGATCGCACAATTCAGTCAGCGCGACGCAGAGCAGTATCCCCGTTATGAAGCAATGCTGCAAAAAATTGCGGAATGCCTGGAACCGGCGTTAATGCAGACGCCCCCCGATCTGCTGCCTCTGCCAGCCAGTTGGCGTTCGGTCGGTTTCAGTAAAAAACTTCGCGATACTAAAACCGCATACCATTTGCATCAATCATTAAAACAACTGGGCGAGACCATTCCGGAAGCGATTGAACTCCTCACTGGCGCAGCGCTGCCCATTCTCAATCGCTGGTTTGAATCCGACATTCTCAAAGCAACGCTGGCGACCGATGCGATCATCGGCACCTTTCAACCACCGTCCGCACCAGGAACCGCGTATGTGTTACTACATCATGTCATGGGTTCGGCGGGTGGAGCACGGGGCGTCTGGGGTTATGTCGAAGGGGGCATGGGAGCCTTAAGTCAAGCGATGGCAGCATCGGCACGAGATGCGGGTGTCGAAATCCGAACCGGTGTAACGGTCGAGCAAATTTTAATCGCTGATCAGAATACGACAGGCGTCAGACTTTCGAATGGGGAGACCATCCAAACACGCTGTGTCGCTTCTAACGCAGACGCACATGTGACGTTTGAAAAATTGATCCCAGCCGAAACGCTGCCGGAGTCATTTCAAGATGCAGTCAGCCGCATTGACTATAGCAGTGCCAGCATGAAGATCAACCTCGCAGTGAGTGAGCTCCCCGATTTTACTTGCATGCCCGGAAATCAGGAACCGGGTCCACAACATCGCGGCACCATTCACATCGGTGCGACTTGCGAAGAAATTGAACGGGCTTATGACGATGCAAAGTATGGTCACCCCTCACAAAAACCGATCATCGAAATGACGATCCCTACTTCTGTTGACAACACGTTAGCACCTCCGGGAAATCATATCTTGTCACTGTTTGTGCAATACGCGCCCTACAAACTGGCCAATGGCAACTGGGACGAACTCAAGGAAGACTTCGCCGATCGTTGCATTGAGCGCATCGCGGAGTTCGCACCGAACTTACCGTCATCAATTCTACATCGCCAAGTGATTTCGCCCCTTGATCTGGAGAGAACTTTCAGCCTGACTGGTGGTAATATTTTCCAGGGTGCGATGCCCGCTCATCAATTGTACAACCTGCGTCCCGTCCCCGGTTGGAGCGATTACCGCACACCAATTCGAGGCCTCTACCTCTGCGGCAGTGCCGCACATCCTGGTGGAGGTGTGATGGGCGCCTGCGGCCGCAATGCCGCGCGTGAGATTCTTCGCGAGGGAAAATTCTAA
- a CDS encoding DUF1559 domain-containing protein: MRLKHSRKYGFTLIELLVVIAIIAILIALLLPAVQQAREAARRSTCKNNLKQMGLALHNYHETHRVFPPATINAGFRDCDDVHGSGEILNHTCYQMLLPFIDQANLYNLFDWSLPSGQGTYSTCPSTAPTSDQYSVVTSPVPLFLCPSDPGSPKRDTTHPVYYARFGWRTSYAVAHYATGGFGGSWGANSDIRKGTLGPNGAARIGDIIDGSSNTMVLCESQLIKARDDYGPFWNVATHTFFNRPGVVGYTFNFDHTNGKQNAWGAGSFHVGGAHILLADGSVRFISENVDRAGVVAALISIRGGEILPEF, encoded by the coding sequence ATGCGTTTAAAACATTCACGAAAGTACGGGTTCACACTCATTGAACTCTTGGTCGTCATCGCCATCATTGCGATTTTAATTGCGCTGCTCTTACCGGCGGTGCAACAGGCGCGCGAAGCAGCACGCCGCAGTACCTGTAAAAATAACTTGAAGCAAATGGGATTAGCGTTGCACAACTACCACGAGACTCATCGTGTTTTCCCACCGGCAACGATCAATGCGGGCTTTAGAGATTGTGATGACGTGCATGGCTCCGGTGAGATTTTGAATCACACCTGCTATCAAATGCTCTTGCCGTTTATCGACCAGGCGAATCTATATAACCTCTTTGACTGGAGCCTTCCGAGTGGGCAGGGTACGTACTCTACTTGCCCCAGTACCGCCCCCACGTCGGATCAGTATTCAGTGGTGACTTCTCCAGTGCCTCTTTTTCTATGCCCCTCGGATCCAGGGAGCCCCAAAAGAGATACCACACACCCAGTCTACTATGCCAGGTTTGGCTGGCGAACCAGTTATGCGGTTGCCCATTATGCAACAGGCGGTTTTGGTGGTAGTTGGGGAGCCAACTCAGATATACGCAAAGGAACCTTAGGACCTAATGGTGCAGCTCGGATTGGGGATATTATTGATGGCTCAAGTAATACAATGGTGCTGTGTGAATCACAGTTGATTAAAGCCAGGGATGATTATGGACCATTCTGGAATGTGGCGACCCATACATTTTTTAATCGGCCCGGAGTTGTCGGCTATACGTTTAACTTTGATCATACTAATGGAAAGCAAAATGCCTGGGGCGCGGGTAGTTTTCACGTTGGTGGCGCACATATTCTTCTGGCAGATGGATCTGTGCGGTTCATCAGCGAAAATGTCGATCGGGCTGGTGTTGTTGCAGCGCTGATTTCCATCAGAGGCGGAGAAATTTTACCGGAATTTTAA
- a CDS encoding DUF4198 domain-containing protein, translating into MKTKASSFNSVYVLFFLISFSGCLGDGADPLPDLYEVTGVITLDGQPLGNAKVVFEPEAVREKARRRASSATTKADGSYRLYYNPKAAGATSGKHQVTIFKLPDDNEEPSDEQSIPAKYNEKTELTADVTEGDNTINFDLKSN; encoded by the coding sequence ATGAAAACAAAAGCAAGTTCATTCAACTCAGTGTATGTCCTATTCTTTTTAATCAGCTTCTCTGGCTGCCTGGGAGATGGAGCTGACCCATTACCCGACCTTTATGAAGTCACAGGCGTCATCACTCTGGATGGACAACCATTGGGTAATGCCAAAGTCGTTTTTGAACCTGAAGCAGTCAGAGAAAAAGCACGCAGACGTGCCTCCAGCGCAACGACGAAAGCAGATGGTTCTTACAGATTATATTACAATCCCAAAGCCGCTGGCGCAACCAGTGGAAAACATCAAGTAACCATCTTCAAGCTGCCGGATGATAATGAGGAACCGAGTGATGAGCAGTCGATCCCTGCAAAATACAATGAGAAAACAGAACTCACTGCCGATGTGACCGAAGGAGACAACACGATCAATTTTGACCTGAAATCGAACTAG
- a CDS encoding DUF1559 family PulG-like putative transporter: MNYSADFPPEPKKYPKTKIYFVGHIVMILLIVVVVIQGFPIYISYLDKEKIRRRSASSPEWRSFHNLKNIGRAVVNYSSGAQSNLPVGASTNQAGYPLHGWMTTILPFIDEVELSKQIHYDKSWNDPDNQNVFRTNILVFINPVVGDIKTDAKEYALTHYTANSRLMGINKSYSLDEISAADGMTATIMLGEINSNFPAWGSTSNFRDPAKGLKGGPDQFGSPFKAVNVIFADGSGKSLSKDIDPQILKSISTPDGGERITEDDY, encoded by the coding sequence ATGAATTATTCTGCTGATTTCCCTCCAGAACCCAAAAAGTACCCCAAAACAAAAATTTATTTTGTTGGCCACATCGTCATGATCCTATTAATAGTTGTGGTTGTGATACAAGGATTCCCTATATACATTTCTTATTTAGACAAAGAAAAAATACGTAGAAGGTCTGCATCATCTCCGGAATGGAGATCATTTCATAATCTCAAAAACATTGGTAGAGCGGTTGTTAATTATAGTTCTGGTGCACAATCGAATTTACCAGTAGGAGCATCAACAAACCAAGCAGGGTATCCTTTACATGGTTGGATGACGACGATCCTGCCGTTTATTGATGAAGTCGAACTATCAAAACAGATCCATTATGATAAATCATGGAATGATCCTGATAATCAAAACGTTTTTAGAACCAACATCCTCGTTTTTATTAATCCTGTCGTGGGAGACATAAAAACTGATGCAAAAGAATATGCACTCACTCACTACACTGCTAATTCGCGCTTGATGGGGATTAATAAGTCTTACAGCTTGGATGAGATATCGGCCGCTGATGGTATGACAGCGACAATCATGTTAGGCGAAATTAACTCAAATTTTCCTGCCTGGGGTTCAACCTCTAATTTTCGGGATCCTGCCAAAGGACTCAAAGGGGGACCTGATCAATTCGGAAGTCCATTCAAAGCAGTAAATGTCATCTTTGCTGATGGAAGTGGTAAGTCATTAAGTAAGGATATCGACCCCCAAATTCTGAAATCGATTAGTACGCCGGATGGCGGAGAGAGAATTACAGAAGATGACTATTAA